One Candidatus Binataceae bacterium genomic region harbors:
- a CDS encoding NAD(P)-dependent oxidoreductase: MNVGCIGTGRMGSRMARRLVDGGNKVFIYDVSPANYPALVSAGATVCATPAALAAQVDFVVTSVPGPPEVEAAITGADGVLQGARAGTLVIETSTIGPAQSRELARRCAQHGVKFIDASVSGGVGPAERGTLTAMIGGERADFEAALPVLRCLAKGIHHLGPLGSGNVAKLINQIVFLSYVALFCEAAGLGRDCGLDIPELVEVLRTSVAGSPLMTGWERHLETGDLKPGFQVKRVLKDLGLGAELCREQNYDAPIFQTALRAFRAAAEAGFADQDMSALFLRKS, translated from the coding sequence GTGAATGTCGGATGTATAGGGACGGGCCGGATGGGCAGCCGGATGGCCCGCCGGCTGGTGGATGGGGGCAACAAGGTTTTTATCTACGATGTCAGTCCGGCCAACTATCCTGCGCTGGTAAGCGCTGGTGCCACGGTTTGCGCCACGCCCGCCGCGCTCGCCGCGCAGGTCGATTTTGTCGTTACCAGCGTACCCGGCCCGCCCGAAGTCGAGGCCGCGATCACCGGTGCCGACGGCGTTTTGCAAGGCGCTCGCGCGGGGACCCTGGTTATCGAGACCAGCACGATCGGCCCGGCTCAGAGCCGCGAATTAGCGCGCCGATGCGCGCAGCACGGCGTGAAATTCATCGACGCCTCGGTAAGCGGAGGGGTCGGACCCGCCGAACGGGGCACGCTGACCGCGATGATTGGCGGCGAGCGGGCCGATTTCGAGGCCGCACTGCCGGTGCTACGTTGCTTGGCCAAGGGGATCCATCATCTAGGACCGCTGGGCAGTGGCAACGTGGCCAAGTTGATCAACCAAATCGTATTCCTGTCCTACGTCGCGCTGTTTTGCGAGGCTGCCGGCCTCGGGCGCGATTGTGGCCTAGATATTCCCGAGCTGGTTGAAGTCTTGCGCACCTCGGTCGCGGGCTCTCCGCTCATGACCGGCTGGGAACGCCATCTGGAAACCGGCGACCTCAAACCCGGCTTTCAGGTGAAGCGAGTGCTCAAGGATTTGGGGCTGGGCGCCGAGTTATGTCGCGAGCAGAACTATGATGCACCCATCTTTCAGACCGCGCTGCGCGCCTTTCGCGCCGCCGCCGAGGCGGGTTTCGCCGACCAGGACATGAGCGCACTCTTCCTGCGCAAGTCCTGA
- the bioF gene encoding 8-amino-7-oxononanoate synthase, giving the protein MGSFEQQLELELEDLRAAALLRRLRPLASAHGPRVSYQGRTVIMLSSNNYLGLAAEPALKRAATGAIERWGVGAAASRLVAGSLELCRELEQRLARLKGTQAALVFGSGYLANIGVIPALAGSNDIILSDELNHASLIDGCRLAHATVRVYRHRDLDHLKVLLQDARGARRRLIITDSVFSMDGDVAPLADIVELARRFNAAVMIDEAHAVGVLGPGGAGLAAALGLQAHIDVQMGTLSKALGSYGAYVAGSERLVEFLINRARGFIYTTGLAPAMAAAASAALELLEQQPERIRQLWDNAAYLKERLKDAGFTVMATDTPILPVLIGSAQAALDLEQALLARNVFVVAIRPPTVPPGTARLRVTPIATHSRQDLEQAAQAFTQCARELGLNQR; this is encoded by the coding sequence ATGGGTTCATTCGAACAGCAACTTGAACTTGAACTTGAAGATCTGCGAGCGGCCGCGCTGCTGCGCCGGCTGCGCCCGCTTGCAAGTGCGCACGGTCCACGGGTCAGTTACCAGGGCCGAACCGTTATCATGCTATCTTCCAATAACTATCTAGGGCTAGCCGCCGAACCCGCGCTCAAGCGCGCTGCCACCGGCGCGATCGAACGCTGGGGAGTGGGCGCCGCGGCATCTCGCCTGGTCGCGGGCAGCCTGGAATTGTGCCGCGAACTGGAACAGCGGCTGGCGCGCCTTAAGGGCACCCAGGCGGCGCTGGTGTTCGGCTCCGGTTATCTGGCCAATATCGGCGTTATTCCCGCTTTGGCCGGGAGCAACGATATTATTTTGAGCGACGAACTCAACCACGCCAGCCTGATCGATGGATGTCGCCTGGCGCACGCCACGGTGCGCGTTTACCGCCATCGCGATCTCGACCACCTAAAAGTTTTGCTTCAAGATGCGCGCGGTGCCCGCCGCCGCCTGATTATCACGGACTCCGTCTTCAGCATGGACGGCGATGTGGCACCACTGGCCGACATCGTGGAGCTGGCCCGTCGTTTCAACGCCGCGGTCATGATCGATGAGGCCCACGCGGTCGGCGTCCTCGGCCCGGGCGGAGCCGGGCTGGCCGCGGCCCTGGGGTTGCAGGCGCATATCGACGTTCAGATGGGGACCTTGAGCAAGGCGTTGGGCAGCTACGGTGCCTACGTGGCGGGCTCGGAGCGGCTAGTCGAATTTCTTATCAATCGCGCCCGCGGTTTCATCTATACTACCGGCTTGGCGCCGGCGATGGCCGCGGCGGCAAGCGCCGCACTCGAACTGCTTGAGCAACAACCCGAGCGCATCCGGCAACTGTGGGACAACGCCGCGTATTTGAAGGAGCGGCTTAAAGATGCCGGGTTTACCGTGATGGCCACCGATACTCCCATTCTCCCGGTGCTGATCGGATCCGCCCAAGCCGCGCTGGATTTGGAACAAGCTCTGCTGGCGCGCAACGTCTTTGTGGTCGCGATCCGTCCTCCCACCGTACCGCCGGGTACGGCACGCCTGCGCGTGACCCCCATCGCCACACACAGTCGCCAGGATCTCGAGCAGGCAGCGCAGGCTTTCACCCAATGCGCGCGCGAGCTGGGGTTAAACCAGCGATGA
- a CDS encoding aromatic ring-hydroxylating dioxygenase subunit alpha, whose product MATTITTVEERLESGLLNLWYQVARSSEVTDRPVALRRLQRDLVLWRGDQGQLNVLEDFCPHRGAPLSLGQVVQGNVMCPYHGVQVTGAGIVAAVPPSPGCPMVGQKLVRNYPVREQAGAIFVYFAEDPNAEAPEPIFPEELTSPQWDQFLYAAVWRCNWQVTMDNRTDPVHGSYLHTGTFTLDRGRKDTVLKVEPTAHGFQTYRDNQRGVNLDWHEVIFHPGNSFWIRTEVPYPPAFGGGSFFIVGHPTPIDRDATLVNLWRTRKVSGWQRDLWRFMYKNRLKQRNDEVVEQDRVLLEAIPPAARTRERLFQTDTAVIRMRRMLRAEAMRQLGISASGPEQAAAMAALGQEG is encoded by the coding sequence ATGGCTACGACTATTACGACGGTCGAGGAGCGATTGGAGAGCGGGCTGCTCAACCTATGGTACCAGGTGGCGCGCTCAAGCGAGGTTACCGATCGGCCGGTGGCCCTGCGCCGCTTACAACGCGACTTGGTGCTCTGGCGCGGCGATCAGGGGCAACTCAATGTCCTGGAGGACTTCTGTCCGCATCGCGGCGCCCCCTTGTCGTTGGGCCAGGTGGTCCAAGGCAACGTGATGTGCCCCTATCACGGGGTGCAAGTCACCGGTGCCGGGATCGTAGCCGCGGTCCCGCCCTCACCGGGCTGCCCGATGGTTGGGCAGAAACTGGTGCGCAACTACCCGGTGCGGGAGCAGGCCGGCGCGATCTTCGTTTATTTCGCCGAAGATCCCAATGCCGAGGCCCCCGAACCGATTTTCCCCGAGGAGTTGACCTCGCCCCAGTGGGATCAGTTTTTGTACGCCGCGGTCTGGCGCTGCAACTGGCAAGTGACGATGGACAATCGCACCGATCCGGTTCACGGCAGTTATCTGCATACCGGAACCTTTACGCTGGATCGTGGGCGCAAGGACACGGTGCTCAAGGTCGAGCCCACTGCTCACGGGTTCCAGACCTATCGCGACAATCAGCGCGGTGTAAACCTGGATTGGCATGAGGTGATATTCCATCCCGGTAACAGTTTCTGGATTCGCACTGAAGTACCCTATCCGCCGGCGTTCGGTGGTGGTTCCTTCTTTATCGTAGGCCATCCCACGCCTATCGATCGCGACGCGACCCTGGTAAATCTCTGGCGTACGCGCAAAGTTTCGGGTTGGCAGCGTGATCTGTGGCGCTTCATGTACAAAAACCGCCTCAAGCAGCGCAACGACGAGGTGGTCGAGCAAGACCGGGTGCTGCTGGAGGCGATTCCGCCTGCAGCGCGGACGCGCGAACGACTGTTCCAAACCGATACCGCCGTGATTCGCATGCGCCGCATGCTGCGAGCCGAAGCGATGCGTCAACTGGGAATTTCGGCATCCGGACCGGAGCAGGCCGCCGCCATGGCGGCTTTGGGGCAGGAGGGCTAG
- a CDS encoding dihydrodipicolinate synthase family protein — protein MNYTKAHAKDHALANWRGVCNVILPSFSADLKRLNEKAIRHDVRRNIEHGFWGALLVSECATTAAEYRRFMEIAVDEAKGRHRFLMHGTFDTAEDIIAMARDAEAIGMEGLLLGHPNSFYPKSEEQLYDYLAHVCNHTNLAVVLFAASHWNFSRLHPSGYPPRALARAAALPNVVAIKYEVGRPGIAGDYEMWKMLKGQRVLFSDPLEAHSPLTVELFGQQWMGTSNYEYWGGAVPEYFGLLNQGHFDRAMEIYWGINPARAARVAIQATFGGANFIHRYLWKYQAWLQGYNGGPMRQPVMKLTDAQMRAVRDPLTRSGFTVADEAPADFYLGRNPE, from the coding sequence ATGAATTACACCAAGGCTCATGCCAAAGATCACGCGCTAGCCAATTGGCGCGGGGTGTGCAACGTCATCCTACCCAGCTTCAGCGCCGACTTGAAACGGCTCAACGAGAAAGCGATTCGCCATGACGTGCGGCGCAATATCGAGCATGGCTTTTGGGGCGCCCTGTTGGTGTCCGAATGTGCCACCACCGCGGCGGAATATCGCCGCTTCATGGAAATCGCGGTGGATGAGGCCAAGGGACGCCATCGCTTCCTGATGCACGGCACCTTCGACACTGCCGAAGACATAATCGCGATGGCGCGCGATGCCGAAGCGATTGGGATGGAAGGGCTGTTGCTGGGCCATCCCAATTCCTTCTACCCCAAAAGTGAAGAGCAGCTCTACGACTATCTGGCCCACGTCTGCAACCACACCAATCTGGCGGTGGTGCTGTTTGCCGCCTCCCACTGGAACTTCAGCCGGCTGCATCCCAGCGGCTATCCGCCCCGCGCGCTGGCGCGCGCGGCGGCCTTGCCCAACGTGGTCGCCATCAAATACGAGGTCGGGCGTCCTGGAATTGCCGGCGATTACGAGATGTGGAAGATGCTCAAGGGACAGCGGGTCCTATTCTCCGATCCCCTGGAGGCCCATTCGCCGCTGACCGTGGAACTCTTTGGCCAGCAATGGATGGGCACCAGCAATTACGAGTACTGGGGCGGCGCGGTACCAGAATACTTCGGCCTGCTCAACCAGGGCCATTTCGACCGCGCGATGGAAATATATTGGGGTATCAATCCTGCCCGCGCGGCCCGTGTCGCGATTCAGGCCACTTTCGGCGGCGCCAATTTCATCCATCGCTACCTGTGGAAGTACCAAGCCTGGCTGCAAGGTTATAACGGCGGGCCGATGCGCCAGCCAGTGATGAAGCTGACTGACGCCCAGATGCGCGCTGTGCGCGATCCGTTGACTCGCTCGGGCTTTACCGTGGCCGACGAAGCCCCGGCTGATTTCTATCTGGGGCGCAATCCCGAGTAG
- a CDS encoding aminotransferase class III-fold pyridoxal phosphate-dependent enzyme has product MSQTADTNRLAAADQRYLWHPFTQMQSWMAQEPLIIERAEGNYLIDTKGRRYLDGVASLWCNVHGHRKPALDRALMEQSAKVAHSTMLGLTNVPAIELAERLIGLAPKSLTRVFYSDSGAEAVEVALRMAVEYWHHRGQPERSRFVTLTDSYHGDTLGAVSLGYNHLFHRPLRGLLFEALKLQPPHVLRLYQGMEPQAAEVEALRRARQLFEREGERVAALVVEPLMQGAAGMWAHSTRFLSELATTAREAGALVVADEVATGFGRTGAMFACAH; this is encoded by the coding sequence ATGAGCCAAACCGCCGACACCAACCGCCTGGCCGCCGCCGATCAGCGCTATCTGTGGCACCCGTTCACCCAAATGCAAAGTTGGATGGCGCAGGAGCCTCTGATTATCGAACGCGCCGAGGGCAATTATCTCATCGATACCAAGGGCCGGCGCTACCTCGATGGGGTCGCTTCGCTATGGTGCAACGTCCATGGCCATCGTAAACCAGCCCTGGACCGAGCCTTGATGGAGCAAAGCGCCAAGGTCGCCCACTCCACGATGCTGGGGTTGACCAATGTACCGGCGATCGAGCTGGCCGAGCGACTGATCGGTCTGGCGCCTAAGAGTCTAACTCGAGTTTTCTATTCCGATTCGGGTGCCGAGGCGGTGGAAGTTGCGCTACGGATGGCGGTCGAGTATTGGCACCATCGCGGTCAGCCCGAGCGCTCGCGCTTCGTTACCCTGACCGATTCCTACCATGGCGACACCCTGGGCGCCGTCAGCCTGGGCTACAACCATCTCTTTCATCGCCCTTTGCGCGGCCTGCTGTTTGAGGCCTTGAAGCTCCAGCCGCCACACGTCTTGCGCCTATATCAGGGGATGGAGCCGCAGGCCGCCGAAGTCGAGGCCCTGCGCCGGGCACGGCAGCTCTTTGAGCGCGAGGGCGAGCGGGTAGCTGCCCTGGTCGTGGAACCGTTGATGCAGGGAGCGGCCGGAATGTGGGCCCATTCGACACGCTTCCTAAGCGAACTGGCGACGACGGCGAGGGAAGCTGGTGCGCTGGTTGTCGCCGACGAGGTTGCTACCGGGTTTGGACGCACCGGCGCGATGTTTGCTTGCGCGCAT
- a CDS encoding recombinase-like helix-turn-helix domain-containing protein yields the protein MGLISTKTYEDLLGDALEALLSKGTATLEDFARGLNEGNVRGPNGQAWTAELLAAELRRLGN from the coding sequence ATGGGGCTGATCTCGACCAAGACTTACGAAGACCTGCTGGGCGACGCCCTGGAGGCGCTGCTCTCCAAGGGAACCGCCACGCTGGAGGACTTCGCGCGCGGGCTCAACGAGGGCAACGTGCGTGGGCCCAACGGGCAGGCGTGGACGGCCGAATTGCTGGCGGCGGAGCTCAGGCGGCTGGGCAATTAA